The Thermovirga sp. genomic interval GTCTTAGGAGCGCACATGGCTTTCAGATCCATGTAGCGGTCAAACTCTTCGGCGCTGAGGTAACCCAGGGCCAGGGCGGCTTCCTTGAGGGTGGAACCGTCGTTATGGGCCTTCTTGGCTATCTCAGCGGACTTATCGTAGCCGATATAGGGGTTGAGTGCCGTGACGTTCATGAGGGAATTCTGAACAAAGTGGGTGACCTTCTCCTCGTCGGCCTCGAGCCCGGCGGCACAGTGGTCGTTGAAGGACTTCATGGCGTCGGCGAGGAGCCTTCCCGACTGGAGGAAGTTGTATATCATGACGGGCATGTAGACGTTGAGCTCGAAGTTGCCCTGGCTCGCGGCAAATCCCACGGTGACGTCGTTGCCGAGCACCTGGGCCACCACCATGGAGACGGCCTCGCACTGGGTCGGGTTCACCTTGCCAGGCATGATGGAGCTGCCCGGCTCGTTGGCGGGGATGATGAGCTCCCCCAGGCCGCAACGGGGGCCCGAGGCCAGCCAGCGTATGTCGTTGACTATCTTGAGAAGGTCGGCGGCCAGGGCCTTCATGGCGCCGTGGACGAAGACTACCTCGTCCTTGCTCGTCAGGGAGTGGAACTTGTTGACCGCCGTTTTGAATTTCTTTCCCGTCAGGGCGCTTATCTGGGCCGCCACCTCCACGTCGTAGCCTTCGGCGGCGTTAAGACCGGTGCCCACCGCCGTGCCGCCCAGGCCGAGATCCTTGAGGTACTCGATGCTCGAGAGGAGCATCTCCTCGGAGCGCTCGAGCATCCTCACCCAGCCGCTGATCTCCTGGCCCAGTGTGAGGGGCGTGGCGTCCTGCAGGTGGGTGCGGCCCGTCTTCACGAGGTCCTTGTACCGCCTGGACTTGGCCTCGAGGGTCTTTTTGAATCTCTTCAGCGATGGGAGCAACAGGTCCTCGACCTGGAGAACAGCCGCTAT includes:
- the fumC gene encoding class II fumarate hydratase yields the protein MEYRIEKDSMGEVRVPADKLYGAQSQRSIDNFKIGLEKMPVEIVRAFAILKKASAMANNKLGVLDDTRAEAISAACDEILEGKHEGNFGLAVWQTGSGTQSNMNLNEVIANRANQILGEEEAKVHPNNHVNKSQSSNDTFPTAMHIAAVLQVEDLLLPSLKRFKKTLEAKSRRYKDLVKTGRTHLQDATPLTLGQEISGWVRMLERSEEMLLSSIEYLKDLGLGGTAVGTGLNAAEGYDVEVAAQISALTGKKFKTAVNKFHSLTSKDEVVFVHGAMKALAADLLKIVNDIRWLASGPRCGLGELIIPANEPGSSIMPGKVNPTQCEAVSMVVAQVLGNDVTVGFAASQGNFELNVYMPVMIYNFLQSGRLLADAMKSFNDHCAAGLEADEEKVTHFVQNSLMNVTALNPYIGYDKSAEIAKKAHNDGSTLKEAALALGYLSAEEFDRYMDLKAMCAPKTVKVKK